One Osmerus mordax isolate fOsmMor3 chromosome 25, fOsmMor3.pri, whole genome shotgun sequence DNA window includes the following coding sequences:
- the LOC136933788 gene encoding LOW QUALITY PROTEIN: prenylcysteine oxidase-like (The sequence of the model RefSeq protein was modified relative to this genomic sequence to represent the inferred CDS: deleted 1 base in 1 codon) — protein sequence MRITDHERQRDTLGLDKSLFSHIQYCTLWLVANSCVNNMDWYQTLRYLIVLLSPFSVFCDPGFASLDGSPPSKIAIVGAGIGGTATAHFLRQHFGPEVSIDVFEKGEVGGRLATVTVNHQDYESGGSIIHSLNLHMQDFVKQLGLKYRRSVAGKTAVFNGEELILEETDWYLLDLLRVWWRYGISFIRLQMWVEEIMEKFMRIYKYQAHGYAFSSVEELLHSLGGSGFLNMTHRSLSESLLELGVSQRFIDEVIAPITRVNYGQNNSIPAFVGAVSLAGAQSNLWAVEGGNKLVCSGLLKLAKANLVQAQVNTISPQTNGESVQYQLTYSSGSGKEAELYDIVVVATPLQDSVDSGVSFQGFDPPLPIIPGSYHHTVATVVHGYLNCSYFGFPDPRLFPFTSVLTTDTPGLFFNSAGSICPVNISAGFRRKQPQEAGVYKVFSPKPLERAELKTLFRSYYSVQETDWQAYPRYGSAEGQSLPAVELGANLYYLNGIEWAGSAMEMSSVAAKNIALLAFHRWNRSPEMVDQKELMHKIKTEL from the exons ATGCGCATCACAGATCACGAAAGACAACGCGATACGCTGGGTCTAGACAAAAGCTTATTT TcgcacatacagtactgtactttgTGGCTGGTGGCAAACAGCTGTGTCAACAACATGGATTGGTATCAAACGCTGCGATATCTTATAGTACTTTTGTCACCCTTCTCAGTGTTTTGCGACCCAGGGTTTGCTTCGCTGGACGGCAGCCCACCCTCTAAAATTG CAATCGTAGGGGCGGGGATAGGAGGAACGGCTACCGCCCACTTCCTGCGCCAGCACTTTGGCCCCGAGGTCAGCATCGACGTGTTCGAGAAGGGTGAGGTTGGGGGGCGTCTAGCGACGGTAACGGTCAACCATCAGGACTACGAGTCGGGGGGGTCTATCATTCACTCCCTCAACTTACATATGCAGGACTTCGTCAAACAGCTGG GACTGAAGTATCGTCGCAGCGTGGCGGGGAAAACGGCTGTCTTTAACGGAGAAGAGCTCATACTAGAGGAGACAGACTG GTATCTGCTGGACCTGCTGCGTGTGTGGTGGCGCTATGGCATCAGCTTCATCAGACTGCAGATGTGGGTGGAGGAGATCATGGAGAAGTTCATGAG AATCTATAAGTACCAGGCCCACGGCTATGCCTTCAGCTCAGTGGAAGAGCTGCTTCACTCCCTGGGGGGGTCTGGCTTCCTCAACATGACACACCGCTCGCTGTCTGAGTCCCTGCTGGAGCTGGGCGTGTCCCAGCGCTTCATAGACGAGGTCATCGCCCCCATCACTAGGGTCAACTACGGACAGAACAACAGCATCCCTGCCTTCGTAG gtgCAGTGTCGCTAGCTGGCGCTCAGTCCAACCTGTGGGCGGTGGAAGGAGGCAACAAGCTGGTGTGCTCAGGCCTGCTGAAGCTGGCTAAAGCCAACCTGGTCCAGGCCCAGGTCAACACCATCTCTCCACAGACCAACG GAGAGAGCGTCCAATACCAGCTGACATACTCCTCAGGTTCTGGAAAGGAGGCGGAGCTCTATGACATAGTGGTGGTGGCCACGCCCCTTCAGGACAGCGTGGACTCTGGGGTCTCCTTCCAGGGGTTTGACCCTCCGTTACCTATAATCCCCGGCTCCTACCACCACACTGTGGCAACCGTCGTCCACGGTTACCTAAACTGCTCCTACTTTGGGTTCCCAGACCCACGTCTGTTCCCGTTCACCAGCGTGCTCACCACCGACACCCCCGGTCTGTTCTTCAACAGCGCCGGCAGCATCTGCCCCGTCAACATCTCTGCCGGGTTTCGCAGGAAACAACCACAGGAAGCCGGGGTCTACAAGGTGTTCTCCCCGAAACCTCTGGAACGGGCCGAGCTCAAGACTCTGTTCCGCTCCTACTACTCCGTTCAG GAGACGGACTGGCAGGCATACCCGCGGTATGGCAGTGCGGAGGGCCAGAGCCTGCCCGCCGTGGAGCTGGGCGCCAACCTCTACTACCTGAACGGCATCGAGTGGGCAGGCAGCGCCATGGAGATGAGCTCAGTGGCGGCTAAAAATATAGCCCTGCTGGCTTTCCACCGGTGGAACCGATCGCCCGAAATGGTCGACCAGAAGGAGCTCATGCACAAGATAAAGACCGAGCTCTGA
- the crebrf gene encoding CREB3 regulatory factor, translated as MPQPSIIGMEPTFGDAFQNYTFADQVLTSTELLANSSDPDFMYELDKDMPACQSPREEAFSMGEGKEVEVGGLTDLGEAEPAYSATFEQWDTYWEDLTRYTRLTSCDIWGTKEVDFLGLDDFSSPYQDEEVIGRTPTLAQLNGEDSQPVCDTLYHPELPLPPSLSKKTPGPTRHAPIPGPTLAPSFAPPARSPLPDFPDGFQKATCPVPSSTETRSKAQIQGSSTKMFPLALNSSDFVRKAKVRISTLRGPHAEAPPMKTEADEDPPLGPPPILQDQASTSGSPVLVAAPGTVASGPASLLAPRREMPAASLGRSGAVPPQLSYPGAGESQSLQGGQGHESLEGEAALEKTKEEEHNYSVFLTRARLAGKALSELEEEEEEEEEEEEEEEEEEEEEEEEGEEEEAEAEEMEMEDEDHDEGFGSEHELSENDEEEEEDEDYEADKDDDMSDAFSEPGCDTDIVEDVKGLTAGVSRKRGKRRYFWEYSEQLTPCKQERLLKPSEWDRDTLPSNMYQRNGPHHGKYTLKKSRRTDVEDLTPNPRKLLQIGTELRKLNKVISDLTPVSELPLTARPRSRKEKNKLASRACRLKKKAQYEANKVKLWGLSTEYDRLLFVINAIKEEIVTRVHDSSHHSSNMADTLDRLIKETLVSAPVAGQTSDFVNQILENTGKGDPTGGLVGLRVPTSKV; from the exons ATGCCTCAG CCCAGCATCATTGGGATGGAGCCTACCTTTGGGGACGCGTTTCAGAACTACACGTTTGCTGACCAGGTACTGACCAGCACTGAGCTGCTGGCCAACAGCTCCGATCCTGATTTCATGTATGAACTG GACAAGGACATGCCTGCATGCCAGAGCCCCAGGGAGGAGGCCTTCTCTATGGGGGAGGGTAAGGAGGTGGAGGTTGGGGGTCTGACCGACCTGGGGGAGGCAGAGCCTGCCTACAGCGCCACCTTCGAACAGTGGGACACTTACTGGGAGGACCTTACAAG GTACACCCGACTCACCAGCTGTGATATCTGGGGCACCAAGGAGGTGGACTTCCTCGGCCTGGACGACTTCTCCAGCCCCTACCAGGATGAGGAGGTGATCGGGCGCACCCCCACCTTGGCCCAGCTCAACGGAGAGGACTCACAGCCCGTGTGTGACACCCTTTACCACCCTGagctgcccctgcccccctcccttagCAAGAAGACCCCTGGCCCCACACGCCATGCCCCCATCCCTGGCCCCACTCTGGCCCCCTCCTTTGCCCCCCCTGCCCGCAGCCCTCTCCCAGACTTCCCTGACGGCTTCCAGAAGGCCACCTGTCCAGTTCCTTCCAGCACGGAGACCCGCTCCAAGGCCCAGATCCAGGGCTCCAGCACAAAGATGTTCCCCCTGGCCCTGAACAGCTCTGACTTCGTCCGCAAGGCCAAGGTGCGCATCAGTACGCTCCGTGGTCCCCATGCTGAGGCACCCCCCATGAAGACGGAGGCCGACGAGGACCCTCCCTTGGGCCCCCCTCCGATTCTCCAAGACCAGGCCTCCACCTCGGGCAGCCCCGTCCTGGTGGCTGCACCCGGGACTGTGGCCTCCGGCCCAGCTAGCCTGCTGGCTCCACGAAGGGAGATGCCTGCTGCCTCCCTGGGCAGGTCTGGGGCCGTGCCCCCCCAGCTCAGTTACCCCGGAGCTGGGGAAAGCCAGAGCCTGCAGGGGGGGCAAGGGCATgagagtctggagggagaggcagcACTAGAGAAAACCAAGGAGGAAGAGCACAACTATTCTGTCTTCCTCACTCGTGCCAGACTGGCTGGCAAGGCCCTgtctgagctggaggaggaggaggaggaggaagaggaggaagaggaagaggaggaagaggaggaggaggaagaggaggaggagggagaggaagaggaggctgaggcagaggagATGGAAATGGAAGATGAAGACCACGATGAAGGCTTCGGCAGTGAGCATGAGCTGTCGGAGaatgacgaggaagaggaggaggatgaagactaTGAGGCTGATAAAGATGACGATATGAGCGATGCTTTCTCTGAACCag gctgtgaCACAGACATCGTGGAGGACGTGAAGGGACTGACGGCGGGTGTGTCCAGGAAGCGGGGGAAGCGTCGCTACTTCTGGGAGTACAGCGAGCAGCTGACACCCTGCAAGCAGGAGCGGCTGCTCAAGCCCTCCGAGTGGGACAGAGACACCCTGCCCAGCAACATGTACCAGAGGAACGGTCCTCACCAcg GGAAGTACACTCTGAAGAAGTCTCGTCGTACAGACGTGGAGGACCTGACGCCCAACCCCAGGAAGCTGCTGCAGATCGGCACGGAGCTCAGGAAGCTAAACAAGGTGATCAGCGACCTGACGCCCGTCAGCGAGCTGCCCCTCACCGCCCGGCCGCGCTCCCGCAAAGAGAAGAACAAGCTGGCGTCCAG ggcgtGCCGTCTGAAGAAGAAGGCCCAGTACGAGGCCAACAAGGTCAAGCTGTGGGGTCTCAGCACCGAGTATG ATCGCCTGCTGTTCGTTATCAACGCCATAAAGGAAGAGATTGTGACACGGGTCCATGACTCATCCCACCACAGCTCCAACATGGCCGACACCCTGGACAGACTGATCAAAGAAACTCTAG TGTCAGCACCAGTTGCTGGGCAGACTTCAGATTTTGTCAACCAGATCCTGGAGAATACGGGGAAGGGCGATCCCACTGGCGGATTGGTCGGCCTGCGAGTCCCCACCTCCAAGGTTTAG